CATGGAATCGGTAGGTATGCCGCCAGCCGAACTGGGTATGTTGATTGCGCATGCGCTGGTCGGAACATTTTTGGGTATTTTGTTAGCCTACGGTTTTGTCGGTCCGCTGGCTAGTTTGCTTGAGCAAAAAGCCGAAGAGGGCGGGAAAATTTTTCAGACGATCAAGGTGACCTTGCTGGCTAACCTTAACGGGTATGCGCCGGCTATGGCCGTCGAGTTCGGTCGTAAGGCGTTAAGCTCTGGCGACAGGCCTAACTTTACTGAGCTCGAAGAGCACGTAAAACAAAAACGCTAAAGGCAGTGAGTGGCAGGTAGTAGCTAGCAGCTACTCACGACTAACTACTCGCGACAAAAAGACATGGCTGAAGATAAAAATAAACGACCGATCGTTATCAAGCGTATCAAGAAGGTGGCCGCGGGGCACCACGGTGGGGCGTGGAAGATTGCTTATGCCGACTTTGTGACCGCGATGATGGCGTTTTTCCTGTTGATGTGGTTGTTGGGCTCGACAGCTAAAGGTGATTTGGCAGGGATTTCGCAGTATTTCAAGACGCCGCTCAAGGTGGCGTTGGCAGGTGGCTCGGGTAGTGGTGACAGTTCCAGTATCATTAAGGGCGGAGGTAAGGATCTGACCCGGACCACGGGGCAGGTTAAGGCGGGTGATGTGGCATCCGATAAACGAATTATCAATGTTAAGGAATCTCAGCAGGAATATTTGCGTGCCGAACGTGAAAAAGAGATGACCAAGCTCAAGGAGTTGAAGGAAAGTATTGAAAAGGCCATCGACAACAGCGAAAAACTAAAGCAGTTCAAGAGCCAGATTTTGCTCGATATCACCAGTGAAGGCTTGCGTATTCAAATTGTTGATGAAAAAAATCGCCCGATGTTCCAGAGCGGACGTGCGCAACTTGAGCCGTACACCCGGGAAATCTTGCATGCAATCGGTCAGACGTTAAATGATGTTCCTAATAAAGTCAGCATTTCCGGTCATACAGATGCATCTGTATATGGCGGCGGAGGAATAGGTTATAGCAACTGGGAGTTATCTGCCGACCGTGCCAATGCCTCTCGTCGCGAGCTGATTGCAGGCGGCATGGCGGATGAAAAAATCGTGCGCGTCGTTGGTCTGTCATCCGCTGTCCTGTTCAAAAAAGAAGACCCTTTGAGCCCGACTAATCGGCGTATTAGTTTGATTATTATGAATAAAAAAGCTGAGGAGGCCGCGACGCATGACGGTGGGACTGTCGGGGTTGATGCAGAGCTTGATGACAAGAATATTCAAGAAACCATCAAAGATGGCGTGCAGTCTCTGCCGGTCTTACCGGCTGTGCGCCCCGGACATTAAGCGTTGAGCGGGATGTTGAATGAGATTATCCCGTTGTATATTGTGTTTGCGAGAGCTTTAAACGTGTGAATTGGTAGGGTTTATTTTCTCTGTTTGTCTAAAGAAGTTTTATTCATTGCCGTTACAGTGCTAATACCATTAAAAATTACGATCAGGGGAGCAAAAAAATGAATACATGGTGGAGCGGTCTC
Above is a window of Gallionella capsiferriformans ES-2 DNA encoding:
- the motB gene encoding flagellar motor protein MotB, whose translation is MAEDKNKRPIVIKRIKKVAAGHHGGAWKIAYADFVTAMMAFFLLMWLLGSTAKGDLAGISQYFKTPLKVALAGGSGSGDSSSIIKGGGKDLTRTTGQVKAGDVASDKRIINVKESQQEYLRAEREKEMTKLKELKESIEKAIDNSEKLKQFKSQILLDITSEGLRIQIVDEKNRPMFQSGRAQLEPYTREILHAIGQTLNDVPNKVSISGHTDASVYGGGGIGYSNWELSADRANASRRELIAGGMADEKIVRVVGLSSAVLFKKEDPLSPTNRRISLIIMNKKAEEAATHDGGTVGVDAELDDKNIQETIKDGVQSLPVLPAVRPGH